A window of Megachile rotundata isolate GNS110a chromosome 11, iyMegRotu1, whole genome shotgun sequence genomic DNA:
TGTttccatttaaattatttcaaactttatacTTGTCTATCATTTTCATGAAACAAGAATCAAAAAGACAttgataaaaaatgttaaatacacAATGTATACTGCTTCAATGACAAATATaaccaataaaatttaaataccaTTTTAACAAATTACATACAGAGTAAAACATCATCACAAACAGATACACAAATGTTTAATGTGACGGGTGTTGAaagttttttaacaaatttttaatatcatctTATTTAACACGAAATTTAAATAGGAGCAtcttataattacaaattttctatacaAAAATCACAGATTTAAATCTTTATTGACAAAATAATCCAAAAGTCATCAATAAACATAGTAacgttacaatatttatatttcattacttGTCTTTTATGCCTCTATAGTAACTGTGCCAATGAAATATCTGCTGATATATTCATCCTTATGACAGAACATATGATACCATTgtgtacaattttcaaaatatcaaaaacaaATGGAGCCTGAATACCGATATGAAATTAATCATAGTGCTACACGTTAATGTGTACTAAagcattaaatttatattcatgataaataatgaaataacaaaAGCACATTTACTTCCACATTTAACTAACACTTTTTATCAATTGACATACAATTTAAAAGAATAGGTTATCGATATATACGTGTGTGTAAGAAGATTCAAATAGAACATATATTAACAAGTTTGTAAGATAAATAAAAAggaacgaagaaaaagaaataagaaataaatagattttaagaaataaaacgAACGAAAGTGAAAGAAGCTGTACTCACCGGAAAAGCACGTATGCGCATTTTGCTTTCTTTCTTAATCATATTACTGCTCTTCATCATGTCGAATTCTAGTTAGACGAAGAATCTTTTAGAAATACTTTCTGGCTAATCCTAGGATAACGTTACACCGTGTATACATTGACACCAGTTAAACGTAGAGAGCATTCACTCGCGTAAAGGAAGTATTAGCCGATGATCGGCTCCcgctcaaaaatacaatcactcaTCCACGTTTACGATATACGAGAGTACCAAAAATTGTATTGTTATCGTgaacatttaataaaagaaagaaaaatacgcGATATTGGAAGAGGGGGAAAAAATGAGAGACTTGGTAAGAGACAGAGCGAAAGGGGGCGACAGGGAGGGGGGAGGAAGGATGAACAGTGCTCTTTTTTGGGGGATAATATGCTTAAGGGTTGAAAAGTAAAGGGGAGATGAACGTGAGAGAAAAACAGGAAAAAAGGATGAATAGAGATGAAACGAAACAAAAAATATCACGCTTCTGTCACGAAACAACGAATCTGTCAGATCTCAAAAATACACCTTGATATCGTTAGGTTTTTGAATAGGTCAACGTGATTGTTGATACGTTTCTAGCGTTTTTCGAGGCATAGTGAATTTAGATTGTGATAACTCGAGTTTCCATCCTACGGTTCGATGTTGGATACACAATATATCACTGAAAACGATACGCTACATGGACACGAATCACGAACATTGGTAAGAGCGTATACTTCGTTTAACGAGGGAGACCATATTCATCATTCGACGAATGTTCCTTCCTTCTGCGCATATCAGTTTTGATTGGTTCGCGTATGCTTCGTAACCAACAGCAACGCACGTGCGCCATTATGACGTTCTTGACACCAAACATACATACTTGGtgatccaaatcctcaaattctaaaattctcaaatttacaaatccccgagataccagatttccaaatttacaacatTTCAAGATTctacataaatttctaaacttaaattaagaaatttttaaatgagatTGTACTCGTTGTGTGCCACTTATCACTGTTTCTATATTTTGCTCACTACGTATATGTGACCAATAAATAGAAATGTATGTTTTAGTGGACAACACGAAGGAGGGAACCTACTGAAATTAGCTATGTTGTACGATTCAGTATTGTCTCCTGCAGAACAGTAAATCCACAAAGAATTCTGTAACTATATCGATTGCGCACCTCTTATTCGCAATTGCGATGGTCCTCTATAGCCTATTTCTGATTTCGTGATCATATACACAGCGgagaaaaataaacgaaaaacGATAACCAATGATAatgtgaaaaatatataaaattgaaaacgttatattcaattttttccaCATATTCTTCAAGTATatgaatataaaacaaaaagaaTTTCGTATAAAGAGTAAAATATACTGCAATTCTCGAGATGTAACAAGCACAGAACTTTATGTCACTGTGTATATACTTTCCGTGTCATAATCTTCATGAAAACGCATGCGCAATGCCATAGATTATAAGATATATAGAACTGAAAGTGAGGATATGCGCAAAGATATGAATTCTCATTATCTAGTTactaaatttatgaaaatcagATGCGTAAAATTTACGTTACATGAAAACAgtcattaaatatttctttatgcTTATGAGTCTATCTTATTTATTCGTAATCATCGGCGTAAGAATGTAGAATCATGATAATGTCGAGTAAGGAATCGatgaaattaatcaaaatttcgATACAGAAGAGATACTCGACGTTACATTAATCCTtaagaattaatgaaatttatgtcAAGTTGTTTCAACATAAATTGTATGAACATGCATGTTTATAGAAGTATAAACAGTGTCTAATGAAGTTCACACGCTTGTTTCTGCTGAccttgtatttattaaaattcacgaTACTTATGAAATGCAAATTCGAAGGACGTGTCAAGTTGCTGTTCACTAATAGATTTTTACTTTTTTGCATGTAGTTTGTCAACAATGATCTTTATTACATGTACGAATAACCaatcatttttatgaaactatTCTTATGTTACAAGTACTagaattatactatcacaaatatacagTTTAAGTTATCATCTGTAAATATTGTTTACTGAAGACAGTACAAATTCCATAGAtaactgaacaatttttaacaGATACGTGGCATCAACGCAATAATTTATTACCATCTTCTATTAATGTTCATTATTAACGGCACCATCTACCGATTAAATCACATCCGAATACGCTCCTGTCATTTTcttgattaatattttgtaagatataAAAGATTTTGTAACAAAAAGATATTTTGTAACTGTGaaattatgtacatataatgtaCACGTTAAGATAAACAATacatgttaaaattaatttcaataaataagaaaaaataaacgTCATTAAATTTTACGATTAAAACAATTTGTTTAAAGAATTGTTCGTGAAATAACAGAGAAAAATAGCAGAAATACGAAAGTGAACAACATTCGATAAAGCTGCCATGTTTTCGCCCCACCGTCTCATCAGCAGGAATCTGCAATTTATAAGTGCAGTATGTACTGAAACAGTCAGTAGTAACGTCGTCACGTCACCGATACTCTCGTTCAAAGTTAGCCAATCGATACATCCACTTGTCAGAACATTTAGCATTTCCGCTGCAACAATGGCTAAAATAAAGGTAAATTAATTATGTCACTGGTATCTGCAAATTAGTAATCATATTGTTATTATCTActtacatatgtaaattttaattgattttaatattgtcaaGATTAACATATTTGTAAGTCATCTAGAGAACTGTTATATGATAAATGGATAaaaacaatgacaattataattttttgtaattatattggTTTTACATTTTTGATCCAATTTATTCTAGGCTGGTCCCGTTGTTGATATTTTGGGCGATGAAATGACACGTATCATATGGGATGCCATCAAGCAAAAGCTTATTTTACCTTATTTAGATGTTGAATTGCATACTTATGATTTGGGCATTGAAAATCGAGATGCAACCAATGATCAGGTAACTGTAGATTGTGCAAATGCTATCAAGAAATATAATGTAGGTATAAAATGTGCTACTATTACGCCTGATGAGAAACGAGTAGAAGAATTTAAGTTGAAACAAATGTGGAAAAGCCCCAATGGTACTATTAGAAATATGTTAGGTGGTACAGTTTTTCGTGAACCAATTATTTGTAAGAATATACCACGTCTAGTGACAGGCTGGAACAAACCTATCATTATTGGTAGACATGCCCATGCAGATCAATATAAAGCTACAGACTTTATAGTACCTGGCCCAggtaaacttgaaattacaTGGACTGGAAATAACGGAGAAAAAATTCACCATACAGTCCACACCTTCCAAGGTCCAGGTATTGCTCAAGCACAATACAATACAGATGAGAGTATTACTGCCTTTGCTCATAGTTCTATGCAATATGCACTTTCAAGAAATTATCCTCTGTACCTTTCCACAAAGAATACAATTCTTAAAAAATACGATGGCAGATTCAAAGATATTTTCCAAGAAGTATATGAAAAGGATTACAAAGACAAGTTTGAAGCTAAGAAAGTTTGGTACGAACACCGCTTAATAGACGATATGGTAGCGTTTGCAATGAAGGCAGAAGGTGGTTTTGTATGGGCTTGTAAAAATTACGACGGAGATGTGCAATCCGATTCCGTGGCACAAGGATACGGATCCCTAGGTTTAATGACTTCGGTTCTAATTTGTCCAGATGGACGAACCGTAGAAACAGAAGCCGCACACGGTACCGTAACAAGACACTACCGTATGTATCAGCAAGGAAAGGAAACTTCAACGAATCCAATCGCTTCGATATTCGCATGGACGCAAGGATTGCTTCATCGCGCAAAATTAGATAGTAATCAAGAACTTGAACACTTCGCAAAAACCTTAGAATCAGTATGCATCAATACTATCGAATCAGGTCATATGACAAAGGACCTTGCAATTTGCATCAAAGGCATGGCAAATGTTACAAGATCTGATTATTTAGAAACATTTGAATTCCTCGATAAATTGGCAGAAAACCTGCAGAAACAACTTAAAAAGTGACTACATTACAGTTGTTCTGATGTGATGCAATCAAAGTATTAAATGTATGCCACAAGAACAATATTACTGGTTATGGGAAATAAAACTGCATTTAATTTATATGAAGCCTTTTAAAGGCATATTTGCAGAGAAATGCATGAAGATAacacaaaatattgtaattaaaattgtaaaaacatgtttaaagttttctttttaatattaaatttttaaggatttgttaaataaaagtgaaattgtgTAAACTGGTTTATCATTCCCTTCCTTATTCCTGCTATTTTGAATAATGAGAAGAACAATATTTAATCAAATCGTTTTTGTAGTCTACAAAAACCATTTTAATTATGCTGCATGTTTCAATGTTTTATCTCATTTATATCGAATACTTATGTAAAAAAGTAGGTCGACGCGGTATCTTCCAAAAAAACTACATAAGCATATTTTTTTTGTCGGACAGTACTTTcttatttccttttttcttgggctgaaagaaattataaaaaatttgtagaatattatattaatatttaatattattttggaaATAAGCATACCTATTTATACACATCTAGGCAATCCTTAAATTGTTACGATATTGACGTCACAATAAACGGTAAATGTTGCATAATCTGTAAATGCTTTCTTTCTGGGTcatttatttctatttctatatATCTTACGTAATATCATGACTACGTAATTTTTTCtacttattaaattaattttttcataattttgtaaatgaaatatttatgccTCGAATGTTACTAGATATGTACACTAACGTTCGGTATTTATACATCGTATACAACATGGCTCGCATATTTTTCATATCATACTTTGCATTTGTACATTTAGGGAGACTCTTCACTCGTACGAGAAGATACTTGACCCGCTATctaaaagtaattattaatcTCCTgtgataatataaaataagtataaataGCACGATTAAAAACCGGTATCTTTTATATTATACGAGTAGCTTGTAAGTCAATTTCTCCTCTGAATAAGTGAATCGTCATGATCTTAATCACGATTCTATTGATCATGAAGTATTGCTTTATGCTTGAAAAAGTACATAAATTATGTACGCAATGTAGTTCATTTGAGGGCTGCAGGAGAAAAGGAAGCAAAGATGTGCGAGAACTGCGTGGATACCAGAATCAGAATTGGCATTGCAGATGGCGCCTAACCTGCGCCACTTTCCATCACCATCGTTCGGTCTCACAATCAGTCTATCAAAGAGGAGGGAGAGACTGTTTGCGCTTTCATAGTCTCCGCACGGTTGTTGTCCTTCGGCCCGGCAGTTACTGCTGGTGCCGATAAAGGAAATAAATCATGCTATCGGGTTGAAAAGAACAAATTCGTGAAAGaaggaagaaagagaaagaggtgCAGAGAACGTACCTGATGGTTTGAAGTAtcgaaattcataaaatactgCAATGTTAAATTGTTGCTTGTTGTACGATGAGACAGGTTTATGGATTTATTGATATGCAATCAGAAACTCGGGTGCAATGTAAATATAAGCTTCTTTCTGATAACTTTTTGTATAAAGCAAGCATCCCACCATTTGCCTTCGATTGAAtacatgaattaaaaattttcgaattaaaaaatttacaaatccccaaattcttcaaattcccgattaaatccccaaaatctcaaatttctaaaattctaaatttgaggacggaaattaataaatttgtgaatttgtaaatttttaagtttacataTTTGATCCCCTAAAATTGAAGAGCCAAAGAAAATATACTTTACGTTCACCTCACCTTACGTCAGCTATTCTAGAACCATTAGAAGCGCAGGATACGACTGTATTCATTTATAAGttctttaataaaatagtaagtgATTCTTGTTAACTTAACTGCTGGATGTTTGTACTGaatcaataaattgaaattaattttcctcCCTATTGTCCTTGGTTTCACCATGCATATACGTACTGGCTCTAAACTTTTACAGGATGTCACTTGACTATGAACCGGAAGTTGGTTGAAAAAGAGGATATTGAACATGTTCGTTAAAAACCGGAATTTCCGTTATTTCTGTTGTATTAGAATTGTTAAGATTATTtgtgtaaatataatttttctattattgatcaaagtatatattttattatgtattgatacatacatgtatatattcgTCTGTCATAATTGACCTGCATGTAAAAAACATCGGAAGTTGTAAAGACAATCTACGGAAGGTAACATGCTACGAATTAATTGTAAGCAGAAACAGAAACTGAGATGATCCTTCCTATACTATTGAAATAATTAAGTAAAGAACTGTTTAGTTCTGCGGAGAAGTTTGATTTTTAATTGATCGCTCTGAGCaggaataaaaattaaagttacAAGGTATTTCGTATGATCGATGTACTTGAACATGGTAAAACAAAGTTATAAGATTTATTGTTATCTTGATAATATCGTGAGTATCTATTTAAAACGATAAATGGAATGTAATTGAATTGCATTGCTTTATTTCTGCTATTAATTTCAGTGAACGTTCTCGTAGAAGTAAGGCTTTTTTGTGGAAAATACTTTGACACCTTCCTCGTCAGCAGTTTTGCTAGCAAAGAAAAAATGGCGCCCACAGCCTCTAGATCGCGCGACCACCGAGTATGCTCTACTTGTGTACTTCCGTAACGTGCACCAATCTTCGATCATACTTACTTTGATAAATCAACTAATGAGTATATTAAGAGAAATTCTTTGTGAAAAACATGCTCAGAACGGGGATGTATTATTATTCAGTAATTTGAATCGTTGTAATTTACGTGAAAAATGAATGTACGAGGTAAAGTGGCTTGACGTTAATGTCATTTAGAAGGAGAGGACGGTGCAAACCGATGAAGAAGTGAACGTCGTTctcctttctttctcttttcttttttgttttttaccCTGATACGCGGACGAGGAGGAGCTCGAGGGGAAATAAAAAGGTATCTCGATGCACAATACGAATACCAAAGAACGTACGTGGGACAAAATAAATCTTGTCCAAGATGTCAGGAAGGCTACCTCGATTGCGTGCACTTCGTCCGCGGCCTCAACAATCGAAAACTGAACTGCACAAGGAAAGTAACCTTAAAGAGGCTAGACAGGAAGTCGCGATGAGGGAACATGAGTTACGGGACAATAGCGAAGAAATTTCGTACGACGTTAAGGACAATAACTCTATGAGGAACAATTTAAAACGTGAACACGAGGCATTCGATTGTTCAGGAACTTCTCAAAATTACGAATGCAAAACTTGTAAACCTCCAAAGTCTCTCTCCAGTCTAAAAGCGTATCTCGATCATTTGAAAAAAGAACATAAACAAAAGGTACAGTATCTTAAATTCATTTAAACGAAATTAgataaagaaattaattaaaatattttttttattaaagactATCGGATTTTTATAAATGgctcatttattataaattgtgaataattttaaacaagatACAAGaatagaattattattattattattaaagaaaaaacagtacaattttatttagcaatattatggtctTACACGTGTGTACGTTAAGAAaggtatataataaatttatagggAAAATTTATACGTGATAGTGGAAATCGATGTTCCATGTGTTCGTACGTTTCAATAAATTCAAGGGATCTTGAAACTCACCAGAGAGTTCATCATTTGAAAAGAAGATTCTTTAGATGCGCCAAATGTTCTTATGTAACCCACGTACGTGCTCGTTACACGAAGCATGTAAAATACCATTCTATGCCGATGATTAAATGTGATGCTTGTGACTTTCGTACTCCATACAAGGTCAATAGAattataaaaagaagaaaatgataaattaaattcatatttattaagtgaaataataataattataacaacaTACGTTTACAGTGGAATTTGGACAGGCACACCAGGAATCACGGGGGAGGAGGAGCTTTCCAATGCCGTGCTTGCAATTTTACAGCTGATATTAGGCAGAGTTTAACAGTACACGAAACTAATCATCATGAACCTCCTGTGAGTCAAACAAACCGCAAATCTAATGCACCTTATGAGCGTAAACCAAGAAATAGTCCTAAGCGTTACAATCAGGTATAAACACAATAAGCAAATAACGTTAAATAAATGATGTttcatgtttaaatatttttaaaaatccatATGATTTTATTTAGGTCGGTGCAAGTGATTTTCGGGATTCGTTACGAATATCTGGAAGTACAACTGTATCAATCAGTCCTGGAGATTCGTACGTTTCCGATCAATCTCTAGAAGATAAAAGAAACGCGATGGCCAGCGCCGAATGTATAGCGTTAAAATGCGAAGAAAAAGGGTGTCAATTTATTACAGCATGGGATTCTGAAATGCAACGACATTTAGCAGAATGTCATGCTCCAGTTACACCAAATAAATCTAAAAAGCCACTGCCAATGTTAATTCCTTTAAGTCCTGCTAAATCTGGCAGCTGCAGTACCAGTGGATCTTCAACGACATTATTAAAAGTTCCGCGTGTGAGGGTAAGACCGGAACTTGCACAAATCGCAAGAGACACGGAACTAGCCAAATTATACGGAAATAAAGAAGTTAGTTATTTTTCCTTGTCTActgaatatttacaaatacatTTGTAAATAGATTGTAATTAGattgtacaattatttaattacccGAATGAATCGTTCACAGGTCAGAAATTTAAAGAAGGATGCAAATAATGCGGCagatttatttgaaaaaaaaaatgcgTCCTTCTTTGATAAGCTAAAGGAAAAGCTTACAACGTCGGCGTCAATTAATAATGGAGTACCAGAGGTAGCTGTAAGTACTACGAACGATTTGAAATGCTGGTGTACTTTTAAAGCTAGTAGCATGGAAGAGCTGGCTTGTCACAAACAAACACACCACACCGCTCTCAGTGTATCTGTGGGTACAACGCGTTGTCCCAAGTGCAGAAGACGTTGCAAAAGTTCGACTGATCTACAAGTGCATATGCAGTGTTGTCACTCGACAAGCAACAATACGTCCATTCACAATAGCTtagaaaaattatcaaattgttcaGAACTCCGTGTGACCTCGTATCGCGGTGAATATGCATTACCTGCGCAAACGGATTGGGACATTAATCTCAGCGGACTGAATTCTTCTGGATCATCGGTATGGTGTTTCACAGAAATAATACATCTACTTAACACGTGCATATGACCAATATGAACGTACGCACACGAACGATTAAATTGTAACGATTGCAATACGAGAGTCAACAGATCTGACTatctttttttgtttgtttttttgCTGTATTCACCCAACTTGTAATTGTTCAATACTTCTGATTGCTAGCATCCCGTACGGCCATTAGAATAATGTGTTTAAAGTACGTTTCGATATTTAACTTGAGACcacaaatttttcattcgaGTATGCAACactattttataacaaattattgttatgttgaaatatatgtatatatatatacacacaatatatatacatataatatatatgtacacacacatatgtatttattttttgtctATTTATATTTTCCTTTATTATTAAGAATGTGCTTTAAATGTTACTTATGGCAGTCGAGACCGTAGACCGTTGTGTTCCAAAATATGTTAACGCTTTATTTTGATAAAGGTAGACAAATCTTTTATCAGGTTGAAGGCTCCTCGACGCATCCATGTGGCCGACGGGTATTTAAATGCCCGCACTGTCCATTTTGGGCATCCACCGCAAGTCGTTTTCATGTTCATATTGTCGGTCATTTAAATCGGAAGCCATTCGAGTGTTCCCTATGCGCGTATCGCTCTAACTGGCGATGGGACATCACAAAACATATTAAACTTAAAGCAGCTAAAGATCCAGTTCATATGACTGCCACGGTACTTATGACGGATGAAACAGGTCGACGGAATTATtccaaatataacaaatacCTTGCACAGGTGAAAGCACTAATTTCACTTACATTAAACGATTCTTTTATATTAGTAACAGTGCTCGTCGATATTCTTAGGCGCACTgacttttttatactttttagtcaaTCTTTTTTTTGAGACAAGTGATGATCCTTCTACTTAATTAAGAAAGATGgataaataaaatgataaaaaccgAAGGAaggaaaatttgaacaaattcaaAACGTTATTTCTTGTATCAGAGCGCTTGGACACTTGATTGGTGTTATGATGTTCGTTCGATTGAAATTACAAGCATATTCTTAGTAATTATAACCGACACGATGATGATATTTCAAACGTTCTATACCTTGaagatgatttttattttatgggaaattattttatactatgaAAGAAATTTTCAGTGTGCCGAGTAGTTGTTTTTACGTTGAAcataaatttgattttttttgttgcgtatacatatatgtacatgatgCAGAAATTattatgttaattataaattctcgatttccttttcttttcttagGTCGAGCAACAGTCGTGGGACGATCAAACCATGGAGGAACATAATACAGAAGACACACAGTCTGACGAGCCACCGACTAAGTTGTTGATAATGAACTCCAATGAATATCTGCAAACATCAGAACTTACGTCTACTCCCGTTTCAATTATGTCTGCAAGCGATACAAATCATAACGTTAACGCTATAAATGCCGCGTTGAGACCACCTCCGCCTCTCAAAGCCGCTGCTAGAAATCGTGGGCAATCGttgcttaaaaataatttgatttcTCCGAATGCACAAAGTGGAGCAGGCACGTCTACCTCTACTACGGTCACGGAAGAAAATAAACGCACCATGTGGAAGTGTAAGCGTTGCAATTTTCGACATTCCAATAGAGAAACCGTATCGTTGCACGTTAAGTCCCACAATGAGTCAGAACAACGTTACGAGGAAGAAAAGGTACATATTGTAGCAAGGTACATATTCTAACAGGTTCATTTCATTGATCATTGTTTGTTCACAGAATGCATTTAATTGCGGAGATTGTCCGTACTCTGCATCCGATGCCGCTAGTTTATCTATGCACAGAGTTCATCATCGTCCAAATCTGGAagcaattttcaaatgttatttATGTCCATATTACGTTAGCACAAAAGCGTATGTATACCATCCTACGTTTACGATATCTTTCGACAGACACTTATTTATCGTACTATTGTAGAGAGCTTTTGGATCATGTTAGACTCCACGGGGAAGAACTCGCTGTCGTACATCAACAAAATATGGATTACAATTTTTCACCTACTAAATCTAAAACACAAACTTTaagtattgataatagtaagtggaaGAAATAATACACatctaaatatacatatatatatacatctaCACATCATCTACATCTACATTTACATTAACATTTACATTTGCATTTACATTTACATCTACATCTACATctatatattcatatacatacacatacacatatcatGTACGCCTacatctacatatacatatacatatagttaTACGTGTAATGTTGCTAGAAATATCTACATAtctctacatatacatatctaCATCTACATCTACatctacatacacatacacatacacatatacatgtacacctacatctacatatacatatacatatagttaTATATATAATGTTGCTAGAAGTGTAGAAATTAATTAAGTTCTCGTTTCAGATacaaatcgtacaaaaacagagAAGTGTGTCGAACAAGTTATACATATAACAACGCAGAACAACGTGACTTGTGTCAGCGGTGCCTCAAAGAGTTCCAGCGCACCGCCGCCATTACTGCTGGACACTCGAGCGTTGCCCGAAGCTCCCTTAGTGTGGGTGTCCCGACCGGATGGCACGCTTACAAAGATGTTAAAATGCCGCCACTGCCCGTTCGTGTGTTCGCGACGTGCCGAAGTCCGGGATCACGAAACCATGCATCTCGATTCTCCAAGTAGTGGTCCTGTGATCGCCTGTACGGATTGTAGTTTCACTTGTACTCGAAGAGAAGTGATGGTTGCCCACATAGA
This region includes:
- the LOC100883983 gene encoding uncharacterized protein LOC100883983 isoform X1 — protein: MSGRLPRLRALRPRPQQSKTELHKESNLKEARQEVAMREHELRDNSEEISYDVKDNNSMRNNLKREHEAFDCSGTSQNYECKTCKPPKSLSSLKAYLDHLKKEHKQKGKFIRDSGNRCSMCSYVSINSRDLETHQRVHHLKRRFFRCAKCSYVTHVRARYTKHVKYHSMPMIKCDACDFRTPYKWNLDRHTRNHGGGGAFQCRACNFTADIRQSLTVHETNHHEPPVSQTNRKSNAPYERKPRNSPKRYNQVGASDFRDSLRISGSTTVSISPGDSYVSDQSLEDKRNAMASAECIALKCEEKGCQFITAWDSEMQRHLAECHAPVTPNKSKKPLPMLIPLSPAKSGSCSTSGSSTTLLKVPRVRVRPELAQIARDTELAKLYGNKEVRNLKKDANNAADLFEKKNASFFDKLKEKLTTSASINNGVPEVAVSTTNDLKCWCTFKASSMEELACHKQTHHTALSVSVGTTRCPKCRRRCKSSTDLQVHMQCCHSTSNNTSIHNSLEKLSNCSELRVTSYRGEYALPAQTDWDINLSGLNSSGSSVEGSSTHPCGRRVFKCPHCPFWASTASRFHVHIVGHLNRKPFECSLCAYRSNWRWDITKHIKLKAAKDPVHMTATVLMTDETGRRNYSKYNKYLAQVEQQSWDDQTMEEHNTEDTQSDEPPTKLLIMNSNEYLQTSELTSTPVSIMSASDTNHNVNAINAALRPPPPLKAAARNRGQSLLKNNLISPNAQSGAGTSTSTTVTEENKRTMWKCKRCNFRHSNRETVSLHVKSHNESEQRYEEEKNAFNCGDCPYSASDAASLSMHRVHHRPNLEAIFKCYLCPYYVSTKAELLDHVRLHGEELAVVHQQNMDYNFSPTKSKTQTLSIDNNTNRTKTEKCVEQVIHITTQNNVTCVSGASKSSSAPPPLLLDTRALPEAPLVWVSRPDGTLTKMLKCRHCPFVCSRRAEVRDHETMHLDSPSSGPVIACTDCSFTCTRREVMVAHIDMHSGSLGTVHCLVDDSRPDSQQLIDLTALLGFTHSPVLGSEPDLRDSRLVHCCSKCPARFLCEKELRIHLRYHSTELAYSCQWCSYAARQPAHLLAHQKAHSTEYQERTKYLLSLYGHSQRYPPPTTACVETNGQGANNSSPTVAWIVVEITESSSNSFNDSSSSTNQRTGNQVFTCAKCPARYFKMDALEYHMTLHGSNNRFKCTECDYSSKTAQNLVKHQVVHRRQNETGETTSNLSTSMPPQPPPPPPDPQFGIFMRGNPNFVYPGYLRNGRLKEKRYKCHKCPSAFEKREQYRVHLTLHGAKQRYRCDTCDYSVKYYANYIQHLKKHQANAEAQASRRQFEDDTITIDSDTISDNRESVSRSGKTLKSSSNSSASVSTNGMSILNYGGVQASNQDKQSLMLLQKKGILVSSNDEVETLRCQSCPFSTCDKDAMDAHKRRHGIERMTPSCPHCDYIPRKDENVGEHIRLHFTRLYKPESYLIIELLTLTMKKIASNGKEEKQKAAELLFKEYADGRFFPFADTNSFGSPSTVNSHKEKVIVDPNTGETKHRFAV